In Betta splendens chromosome 22, fBetSpl5.4, whole genome shotgun sequence, the following proteins share a genomic window:
- the akap12a gene encoding titin homolog, with amino-acid sequence MGGAQSAQREDKDSAAEESGGADDAQHERAEDESPKNNGQISEISGKADATVAGIKSPCEEEVGADAVVSPDEAVSAAGKSPKEINEHESPNEVDANEGVTLETIEMDAKHNDINKSFRRLFSNINVKVTVKRGSAEKDDVVADVSDDATKEESTRPEGPAETAKEDASKNAEIDMAPNTEQEPHDHDSKCPTLTGIKSEDVQEEKTAETKGEATEPAPAGDDESGQQTATSEGETVVSPVKRKNLFTGIFSGLRKKKKSVDETAEKELVDMRQEEVTETTEGKEVGPSAETDAVQTQQKENGLKDEVLSAAPAPVDEGKSPSTEPAIIVNELDIISSQEKDKVQASPLKKLLSGSSFKKPFKKQGERKSSDAKLSDSGEYVSNQLPPSTDAAETQKAESPAGEEDGAWASFKKLMTPKKRMKRSSLTNEETQTSGLAQESKSSEGEQMSDNSTEENRKRKDSSVSWEAVLCGSGRRRSRSRSRKTSDSEDEKPQEESDNRKKESPVESSIEMDKSPTAPSKHEGSASESDGGSTWRSIKKLVTPKRKARDEDLQSDGEAAQEDSSFSLKKLLPGQKKRRPAEKQDYVSSDEADKEVASCDEDSETPAVVPLSEFDEDDTGVHLETYADIESHISMEADFKPQEDIDKTTEPGESLQSEAKPVQDNEDAFENNAPAAPAALEEETDEVTDLISKHQQLSDIPEEGIITETMVTPGSVPEQPARDDTIAEDLIEITSEAITAPEPVDVTMADDTEMISALSQLSDSSKTSGNTTPVPVEYDVKDTEVLLQQVAENISASTKADPLCSDEVSSERIVASVSCQILEGFVKQQPTMLEIHRRSDATAFKTGLNVEVLDEIKKHAATAQTESIAEVNEVVYTEIVSEVPTKLDAAESAVDDIHEVSVTQTEESIELESARANKSQELMKHQAEYEASAENLSEGQETVECCIVEAHQAETETLQTEILDGAVTQEVQTLLEAQTLLEAQGEIVQKLTAQLEAGHQEQSSVEVVEELQELAAAEKDTGGSEEDIVEPPENTAAEEIPAVDEVTVEEDVELEKEDEDKAPAALDSDHSGIQKCEKQVALPENAPVTDEPEPVPEVHPEPEKEDKIRTDAVKTEHDQVFAAHEATLDTETLGREEQTSHSVQPEEAVTDQCKEPLPETESEMKEQADSSKAEDDQEPEVHNVQGPVADPQIRSIQITEKEEVLSVEIKAEIEVTDEPKSHPESLLELNANLEMKNELQAECEHGTAPEVLDGQTNIRDSEKDNIQTLKKKVVLSEDTASAETVSEEQEDQPESLKKEYGQEILQKQASALPSQTSTTHVPEKEVTLSKKMKAEEAETDEPREEREPVIEAHVNTEEKNKLQADAVKSDHVQDPDVLDVKETVLVSECSIQTPGGKVPLSEDVPPGDTVTEEPQEEPVTEINMELEQKELQADAAKPDHEQDTDVSDIKETAHVSEGSIQTPGGETLSEDIEPEEGGTDDPHTEVNAEPENKYQLEAEDVPPGKTVIDEPKEKSELVTEITVELESKELQADAVKPDHEQDPDVTDVKETALVSEGSIQTPGGKVLLSEDIPPGETVTEESKEEPITEINVELEQTELQADTAKTVQVLEIIRGEDETEEETIIIDEHIGTIQISENEVPLSEDINPDGRVKDDPQSKANAEPENEYDFQEDLLRGESDEPKEESEFITEINMETELQTDAAKLEQVSEILRGKEETVIDEQIDTTQISERDLPFSEEVPPAETFMDEPQADSGTEINIELEQKEVQADAAKPEQVAVSEQIFRAEVSEDKTVRDGPRGESVTEINMELEKKELQVDAVKSDHEEDPDVLVRTALVSECSIQTAGCKVPSSELIEPEDGGTDDTHPKANIEPESYSKLQVEDVSPGETVTEEPKRESETVNEISIELERKELQADAVKPNEQDPDVVDVKETALVSEGSIQTPGGKVPLSEDVPPGETVTEEPQPVTGLNVEIQQKELQADAAKPEHTEDSEALATQGAALDSGISGIEIPENEPQLQKTPPAGTGTDQHVEAEKEKELQVTNVAEPESAVTDESREETEPVSEVHNESKEKDQLHADAVNTELGQAIETAEDNTSVVVSHTGSVHIPEKEAALSESRDEGDPVSQLYVESEEKVELKASEIKEQTSAPVSHVGSVQMPTSSEDFKPEEAVTDELKEESESATEIHTEPEKENELHEDQQDAKVLVEQKPASEMINIQTPESKLLGDSQPTEAVSTDRTEHLTVSTVGTKGEVRKPLVEDDQHTPAVETAQVPTLDGDEISSISEATAESQTPADKPKKETEPLTDVNVEAQVAQLVLQEGSGSGESEDTSGAVTGQPTQGTEGNTEVEVQPGGGVKTEHVQVLLCDVKDVVTETETSASGCIKETAECVTAQETEEQLMLDDLNSAGVDEALASAKDEPEEGAGDVNQDGERTDQTPEISPQGVQLEEEHGVPEVVGRFQTLSAVHVSSVAEEKNRAHVLQKTVAPEKNPAPLDKATDTYEPEHEVHLSEVRGLVEREHEGELPGLETKASTVEHAVVAQVTTCHVKEVSPALPEVLTEEPADVREPSVEMVVGELDLKTEAENAKPLVPDDESGTAAEGSVVVTMHVSSAEFGDKHRIRVQVADVEVKSAAMSVDSALEVGVTEAKEAVDVCHESIEVTEKLSATETEEEPMKGQHKAMHHQVIQHVKESVPEIEVDQTRGQDEAVNLEHKQEDGTEMSEMAESKSHEVDQPTVGINEASVTAEEVKSPSEGLETRRMNQEAQNKQSLTSQIVTVSNTGLEVPQNTGVISSMGNLESPSSLSLEFKLNIQFGQSKTTATERTEAVKQSSVSEVGIQAVEPIDGAHENNKKPEMHDVTVQATEITEPEHVNPSATERAVITKCPVLLDIGIQSVAAAQPVEQVKSGERLKPSELESDKIKAVMQAKTFLSQPVLYEACYEEITVEEPVKQIEDENEQDLWVDAEEHVQTQEDSHEGEPVAEHTGSDQEEKAESGHETENEAEEFAVALEHPEAAKTAPTD; translated from the exons ATGGGAGGCGCTCAGTCTGCGCAACGGGAGGACAAGGActcggcggcggaggagagcgGCGGAGCGGATGATGCGCAGCACGAGCGCGCGGAGGATGAG TCTCCTAAAAACAACGGACAGATCTCTGAGATCAGTGGAAAAGCAGACGCGACAGTAGCAGGAATAAAGAGTCCCTGTGAGGAAGAGGTCGGTGCAGACG CTGTTGTTTCCCCAGATGAAGCTGTTTCAGCGGCAGGAAAGTCTCCTAAAGAAATTAATGAACATGAATCACCTAATGAAGTCGATGCAAATGAAGGAGTCACCCTGGAAACGATTGAAATGGACGCAAAGCACAATGACATCAACAAAAGCTTCAGGAGGCTTTTCAGTAATATTAACGTGAAAGTGACAGTAAAGAGAGGCTCGGCTGAAAAAGATGATGTGGTTGCAGATGTGTCTGATGACGCAACTAAGGAAGAGTCAACACGACCAGAAGGACCTGCTGAAACAGCAAAGGAAGATGCAAGTAAGAATGCTGAAATTGATATGGCTCCAAATACAGAACAGGAGCCTCATGATCATGACTCAAAATGTCCAACCCTGACTGGCATCAAATCAGAGGACGTTCAAGAGGAGAAGACTGCGGAAACCAAAGGGGAAGCAACCGAACCTGCACCTGCAGGCGACGATGAAAGCGGACAACAAACTGCCACGTCTGAAGGAGAGACGGTCGTGTCTCCAGTCAAAAGGAAAAACCTGTTTACTGGAATCTTTTCTGGACTGCGCAAGAAGAAGAAATCTGTAGATGAGACAGCGGAGAAAGAACTGGTAGACATGcgccaggaggaggtcacagagACAACAGAAGGTAAAGAGGTCGGTCCAAGCGCTGAGACAGATGCCGTTCAGACGCAACAGAAAGAAAACGGACTAAAAGACGAGGTCTTGtctgcagcaccagctccagtgGATGAAGGCAAATCGCCTTCTACAGAACCAGCGATTATTGTGAATGAGCTTGACATTATCAGCTCTCAAGAGAAGGATAAAGTTCAAGCCAGCCCACTTAAAAAGCTCCTGTCAGGTTCTAGCTTCAAGAAACCATTCAAAAAACAGGGAGAACGGAAATCAAGTGATGCAAAGCTGTCTGACTCCGGAGAGTATGTCTCGAATCAGCTCCCGCCATCGACTGACGCAGCTGAAACTCAGAAAGCAGAAAGTCCTGCAGGAGAAGAAGATGGCGCGTGGGCGTCTTTCAAGAAACTCATGACTCCTAAAAAGCGCATGAAGAGGTCGTCCTTAACTAATGAAGAGACACAAACGTCAGGTTTAGCGCAGGAATCAAAGTCTAGTGAAGGCGAGCAGATGTcagacaacagcacagaggaaaacaggaagagaaaggaTTCGTCTGTTTCATGGGAGGCTGTGTTGTGCGGGTCTGGACGAAGAAGAAGCCGAAGTCGAAGCCGAAAGACATCAGACTCCGAAGACGAAAAGCCACAGGAAGAGAGTGACAACAGGAAGAAAGAATCACCAGTAGAAAGCTCGATTGAGATGGATAAAAGTCCAACCGCTCCTTCCAAACATGAAGGAAGTGCTTCAGAGAGTGATGGTGGCTCAACATGGAGATCAATTAAAAAACTAGTCACTCCCAAGAGGAAGGCCAGGGATGAGGACCTCCAGTCTGATGGTGAAGCTGCTCAAGAGGATTCATCCTTTTCATTAAAGAAGCTTCTACCAGGACAAAAGAAGAGGAGGCCTGCTGAAAAGCAGGACTATGTGTCTTCAGATGAGGCTGATAAGGAGGTTGCTTCATGTGACGAAGACTCAGAGACACCAGCTGTGGTCCCATTGTCTGAGTTTGATGAAGATGACACAGGTGTTCATCTAGAAACATATGCAGACATAGAAAGCCACATATCAATGGAAGCAGACTTTAAACCCCAGGAGGACATTGACAAGACGACTGAACCAGGAGAGAGTCTTCAAAGTGAAGCAAAGCCGGTCCAAGACAATGAGGATGCTTTCGAAAATAATGCACCTGCAGCCCCTGCAGCTTTAGAGGAAGAAACAGATGAGGTGACAGATCTAATCAGCAAACATCAGCAACTCAGCGATATTCCAGAGGAGGGCATAATTACCGAGACCATGGTCACCCCAGGTTCAGTCCCCGAACAGCCAGCCAGAGACGACACCATAGCAGAGGATCTGATAGAGATCACATCTGAGGCCATTACGGCACCAGAGCCCGTGGATGTCACAATGGCAGATGACACAGAAATGATCTCAGCACTTTCCCAATTATCGGATTCTTCAAAAACATCTGGAAACACGACGCCAGTCCCAGTCGAGTACGACGTGAAAGACACGGAGgtgctcctgcagcaggttgCTGAAAACATCTCTGCGAGCACAAAGGCAGACCCACTGTGCTCGGACGAGGTCAGCTCAGAGAGAATAGTCGCTTCCGTTTCATGCCAGATACTAGAAGGCTTTGTAAAGCAGCAGCCAACCATGCTGGAGATACACAGGAGGTCAGACGCAACCGCCTTCAAGACTGGGCTGAACGTGGAAGTACTGGATGAAATTAAGAAACACGCAGCAACGGCGCAAACAGAGAGCATAGCCGAGGTCAACGAAGTGGTTTACACTGAGATCGTGTCTGAAGTTCCCACCAAGCTCGACGCCGCGGAAAGCGCGGTGGATGACATACATGAGGTCAgtgtcacacaaacagaagaaagcATCGAGCTAGAAAGTGCAAGAGCCAACAAGAGCCAAGAGCTGATGAAACACCAAGCTGAATACGAAGCATCCGCAGAGAATCTGTCCGAAGGACAAGAGACCGTTGAATGTTGTATCGTTGAAGCGCATCAAGCTGAAACAGAGACCTTGCAAACAGAGATTTTAGATGGTGCTGTCACGCAGGAAGTCCAAACTTTGTTAGAAGCCCAAACTTTGTTAGAAGCCCAAGGTGAAATTGTGCAGAAACTGACTGCTCAGCTTGAAGCTGGTCATCAAGAGCAATCAAGTGTAGAAGTGGTAGAAGAACTGCAAGAGTTAGCAGCTGCTGAAAAAGACACGGGTGGTTCAGAGGAAGATATTGTTGAACcacctgaaaacacagcagcagaggagattcCAGCTGTGGACGAAGTGACGGTTGAAGAAGATGTTGAACTGGAAAAGGAAGATGAAGATAAGGCTCCTGCTGCATTGGATTCAGACCACAGTGGAAtccaaaaatgtgaaaaacaagtaGCATTACCAGAAAATGCTCCAGTTACAGATGAACCTGAGCCTGTTCCTGAAGTCCACCCTGAACCAGAAAAGGAAGATAAAATACGGACAGATGCTGTGAAAACGGAACACGATCAAGTCTTTGCTGCGCATGAAGCTACACTAGATACGGAAACACTTGGAAGGGAAGAACAAACATCACACAGCGTTCAACCAGAGGAGGCTGTTACAGATCAATGCAAAGAGCCTCTCCCTGAGACTGAGTCAGAAATGAAAGAACAGGCAGATTCTTCAAAAGCAGAAGATGACCAAGAACCTGAAGTACACAATGTACAAGGCCCTGTAGCAGATCCACAGATAAGAAGTATTCAAATAACCGAAAAAGAAGAAGTATTATCAGTGGAGATTAAAGCAGAAATAGAAGTTACAGATGAACCCAAAAGTCATCCGGAGTCTCTCCTTGAATTAAACGCAAATctagaaatgaaaaatgaactACAAGCAGAGTGTGAACATGGTACAGCACCAGAGGTATTAGATGGACAAACTAACATCAGGGATTCTGAGAAAGACAACATTCAAACCCTAAAAAAGAAAGTGGTGCTTTCAGAGGACACTGCTTCAGCAGAAACTGTTAGTGAAGAACAAGAAGACCAACCTGAGTCTCTAAAAAAGGAATATGGACAAGAAATACTACAAAAACAAGCATCTGCACTACCATCACAGACAAGCACTACTCACGTTCCTGAAAAAGAAGTGACATTATCCAAAAAGATGAAAGCagaagaggcagagacagatgagCCCAGAGAAGAAAGAGAACCTGTCATTGAAGCTCATGTCAACACGGAAGAGAAAAATAAGCTACAAGCAGATGCTGTCAAATCTGATCATGTGCAAGATCCAGATGTTTTAGATGTGAAAGAGACGGTTTTGGTTTCAGAGTGTAGCATTCAAACACCTGGGGGTAAAGTGCCGTTATCAGAGGACGTTCCACCAGGAGACACGGTTACGGAAGAACCCCAAGAGGAACCTGTTACTGAAATAAATATGGAGCTAGAACAAAAAGAACTACAAGCAGATGCTGCCAAACCTGATCATGAGCAAGATACAGATGTTTCAGATATAAAAGAAACAGCACATGTTTCAGAGGGTAGCATTCAAACACCTGGGGGTGAAACACTATCAGAAGACATTGAACCAGAAGAGGGAGGCACAGATGACCCTCACACTGAAGTCAACGCTGAGCCAGAAAACAAATATCAACTTGAAGCAGAGGACGTTCCACCAGGAAAGACAGTTATAGATGAACCCAAGGAGAAATCTGAGCTGGTCACCGAAATCACTGTGGAGCTAGAAAGCAAGGAACTACAAGCTGATGCTGTCAAACCTGATCATGAGCAAGATCCAGATGTTACAGATGTAAAAGAAACAGCACTGGTTTCAGAGGGTAGCATTCAAACACCTGGGGGTAAAGTACTGTTATCAGAGGACATTCCACCAGGAGAGACAGTTACAGAAGAATCCAAAGAGGAACCCATTACTGAAATAAATGTGGAACTAGAACAAACAGAACTACAAGCAGATACTGCTAAAACTGTTCAAGTTTTAGAAATAATCAGAGGTGAAGATGAAACTGAAGAAGAAACTATAATAATAGATGAACATATAGGTACTATTCAGATTAGTGAAAATGAAGTACCCTTATCAGAGGACATTAATCCAGATGGAAGGGTCAAAGACGACCCTCAGTCTAAAGCCAATGCTGAACCAGAAAATGAATATGACTTTCAGGAGGATCTTCTACGAGGAGAGTCAGATGAACCCAAAGAGGAATCTGAGTTCATCACTGAAATCAATATGGAGACAGAACTACAAACAGATGCTGCCAAACTTGAACAAGTATCGGAAATTTTAAGAGGTAAAGAAGAAACTGTAATAGATGAACAGATAGATACTACTCAGATTAGTGAAAGGGATTTACCCTTCTCAGAGGAAGTTCCACCAGCAGAGACGTTTATGGATGAACCCCAAGCGGATTCTGGCACTGAAATCAATATAGAACTAGAACAGAAAGAAGTACAAGCCGATGCTGCCAAACCTGAACAAGTAGCAGTATCAGAACAAATATTCAGAGCTGAAGTATCAGAGGACAAGACAGTTAGAGACGGCCCAAGAGGGGAATCAGTCACTGAAATAAATATGGAGCTAGAAAAGAAAGAACTACAAGTAGATGCTGTCAAATCTGATCATGAGGAAGATCCAGATGTTCTAGTAAGAACAGCACTGGTTTCAGAGTGCAGCATTCAAACAGCTGGGTGTAAAGTACCATCATCAGAGCTCATTGAACCAGAAGATGGAGGCACAGATGACACTCACCCCAAAGCCAACATTGAGCCAGAAAGTTATTCTAAACTTCAAGTGGAGGACGTTTCACCAGGAGAGACAGTTACAGAAGAACCCAAAAGGGAATCTGAGACTGTCAATGAAATCAGTATAGAGCTAGAAAGGAAAGAACTACAAGCAGATGCTGTCAAACCCAATGAGCAAGATCCAGATGTTGTAGATGTAAAAGAAACAGCACTGGTTTCAGAGGGTAGCATTCAAACACCTGGGGGTAAAGTACCGTTATCAGAGGATGTTCCACCAGGAGAGACAGTTACAGAAGAACCACAACCCGTTACTGGATTAAATGTGGAGATACAACAAAAAGAACTACAAGCAGATGCTGCCAAACCTGAACACACTGAAGATTCTGAAGCATTGGCAACACAAGGAGCTGCATTAGACTCAGGCATCAGTGGTATTGAAATACCTGAAAATGAACCGCAATTACAGAAGACTCCACCTGCAGGAACAGGTACAGATCAACATGTTgaggcagaaaaagaaaaggagctaCAAGTTACAAATGTTGCTGAACCAGAATCAGCTGTTACAGATGAGTCCAGAGAAGAAACAGAGCCTGTTAGCGAAGTTCACAATGAGTCTAAAGAGAAAGATCAACTACACGCAGATGCTGTCAATACTGAACTCGGGCAAGCAATAGAAACAGCAGAAGACAACACCAGCGTGGTAGTATCACACACAGGGAGTGTTCATATTCCTGAAAAGGAAGCAGCATTATCAGAGTCCAGAGATGAAGGAGACCCTGTTTCTCAACTTTATGTTGAGTCAGAAGAAAAGGTTGAACTAAAAGCATcagaaataaaagaacaaaccaGTGCACCAGTGTCACACGTGGGCAGCGTTCAAATGCCAACATCATCAGAGGACTTTAAACCAGAAGAGGCAGTTACAGATGAGCTCAAAGAGGAATCAGAGTCTGCCACGGAGATTCACACTGAGccagaaaaggaaaatgaactACATGAAGATCAGCAAGATGCCAAAGTGTTAGTTGAACAAAAACCTGCTTCAGAGATGATAAACATTCAAACACCTGAGAGCAAATTATTAGGTGACAGTCAACCAACAGAAGCAGTGTCCACAGACAGAACTGAGCATCTCACTGTAAGCACAGTCGGTACAAAGGGTGAAGTCAGAAAGCCGCTGGTGGAGGATGACCAACATACACCTGCAGTGGAGACCGCTCAAGTACCAACATTAGATGGAGATGAAATAAGTTCCATATCTGAGGCCACAGCAGAATCACAAACACCTGCAGACAAAcccaaaaaagaaacagaaccCCTCACTGACGTTAACGTCGAGGCGCAAGTAGCACAATTAGTTTTACAGGAGGGCAGTGGTAGTGGTGAATCAGAAGACACAAGTGGAGCAGTCACAGGTCAACCAACACAAGGAACTGAAGGCAACACGGAGGTCGAGGTACAACCAGGAGGAGGTGTCAAAACTGAACACGTTCAAGTATTATTATGTGATGTGAAAGATGTCGTcactgaaacagaaacatctgCATCTGGGTGCATCAAAGAAACTGCTGAGTGCGTTACTGCTCAAGAAACTGAAGAGCAACTAATGCTGGACGACCTtaacagtgcaggtgtggacgAGGCCCTTGCTTCAGCTAAAGATGAACCTGAGGAGGGAGCTGGAGACGTGAACCAGGATGGAGAGAGAACGGATCAGACACCAGAGATTTCCCCACAGGGTGTTCAGCTTGAGGAGGAACACGGCGTCCCCGAAGTCGTGGGCCGTTTCCAAACATTATCAGCAGTTCATGTGTCTTCTGTCGCAGAGGAAAAGAACAGAGCACACGTCCTACAAAAGACAGTGGCTCCTGAGAAGAACCCAGCGCCTCTGGATAAAGCCACAGACACGTATGAGCCTGAACACGAGGTGCACCTCAGCGAGGTCCGAGGCCTCGTGGAGCGAGAACATGAAGGAGAACTTCCGGGTCTCGAGACAAAGGCTTCTACCGTCGAGCACGCGGTAGTGGCACAAGTGACCACGTGTCACGTGAAGGAGGTCTCACCTGCGCTGCCAGAGGTTCTGACAGAGGAGCCGGCCGACGTGCGCGAACCATCCGTAGAGATGGTTGTGGGCGAGCTGGATTTGAAAACGGAGGCGGAGAACGCCAAGCCGTTGGTGCCAGATGACGAGAGCGGGACCGCAGCAGAAGGTAGTGTGGTTGTGACGATGCACGTGTCGTCAGCGGAGTTTGGGGACAAGCACAGAATTCGAGTGCAGGTGGCCGACGTGGAGGTGAAGTCAGCTGCAATGAGCGTGGACTCGGCGCTTGAGGTGGGAGTCACAGAAGCCAAAGAAGCCGTAGACGTTTGTCATGAAAGCATTGAAGTCACCGAGAAGCTCTCGGCCACTGAGACCGAGGAGGAGCCCATGAAAGGACAACACAAGGCAATGCATCACCAAGTGATTCAGCATGTGAAGGAAAGCGTACCAGAGATAGAGGTGGATCAAACCAGGGGTCAGGATGAAGCCGTCAACTTGGAGCATAAGCAGGAAGATGGGACCGAAATGAGTGAGATGGCTGAAAGTAAGTCCCATGAAGTCGATCAACCAACTGTCGGAATAAATGAAGCTAGCGTCACAGCTGAAGAGGTCAAATCGCCATCAGAGGGGTTAGAAACAAGAAGAATGAACCAAGaagcacaaaataaacaaagtttGACGAGTCAGATTGTGACTGTTAGCAACACTGGATTAGAGGTCCCACAAAACACTGGAGTCATCTCATCAATGGGCAACTTAGAGTCACCTTCAAGTCTTTCCTTAGAATTCAAACTTAACATTCAGTTCGGGCAATCGAAGACAACAGCAACAGAGAGAACGGAAGCGGTGAAACAATCAAGCGTATCAGAGGTCGGGATTCAGGCAGTAGAACCGATTGACGGAGCACACGAGAACAATAAAAAGCCAGAGATGCACGACGTCACTGTCCAGGCAACAGAAATCACCGAGCCAGAACACGTGAACCCGAGTGCGACAGAGAGAGCGGTGATCACGAAGTGCCCTGTACTACTGGACATCGGCATCCAGTCGGTGGCAGCAGCACAGCCGGTAGAACAAGTGAAGTCAGGAGAAAGACTGAAGCCCAGTGAGCTGGAGTCAGACAAGATCAAAGCAGTGATGCAAGCCAAGACGTTCCTGAGTCAGCCTGTACTCTATGAAGCCTGTTACGAAGAGATCACAGTAGAAGAACCCGTTAAACAGATAGAGGACGAGAACGAGCAGGACCTGTGGGTGGACGCTGAGGAACACGTACAAACTCAGGAGGACTCGCACGAGGGGGAACCAGTAGCAGAGCACACAGGAAGTGACCAAGAGGAAAAGGCAGAATCTGGGCATGAAACAGAGAACGAGGCTGAGGAGTTCGCTGTCGCACTGGAGCATCCAGAAGCAGCAAAGACGGCTCCCACTGACTGA
- the stx11a gene encoding syntaxin-11a: MRDRLYELQTFSKAAEEEPGPDADHVQTPEDEEHLVQHAVVFEGEDVMDGIYREAQVMRKEMLLLTMDVKRLGKQNTRFLTSVRRISSIKRDSNALGRDIKARGEAIYARLDNLGKLSKQMEETHGPTSAVARMVRSQYVSLTRTFHAAMSEYNEAEMTQRENCKTRIQRQAEIMGKEVTREQIDEMIETGKWNVFSDNLLLEGKSARSALSEIENRHKELLELEGRIRDIQELFFQMATLVEQQGSMLDNIEANVAATEDYVVKASGQIGQAMKYKKSNPCKKLFCCCFPCCK; encoded by the coding sequence ATGCGAGACCGACTATATGAGCTGCAGACCTTCTCcaaggctgcagaggaggagcccGGGCCCGACGCGGACCACGTCCAGACGCCCGAGGACGAGGAGCACCTGGTGCAGCACGCCGTCGTCTTCGAGGGCGAGGACGTGATGGACGGCATCTACAGGGAGGCCCAGGTGATGCGgaaggagatgctgctgctcacaatGGACGTGAAGCGCCTCGGCAAGCAGAACACCAGGTTCCTCACATCCGTCAGGAGGATCAGCAGCATCAAGAGAGACTCCAACGCCCTGGGGCGGGACATTAAGGCCAGGGGGGAGGCCATATATGCACGGCTGGACAACCTGGGGAAGCTGAGcaaacagatggaggagacgcACGGGCCCACGTCGGCTGTAGCCCGCATGGTGCGCTCGCAGTACGTGTCCCTGACCAGGACCTTCCACGCGGCCATGTCCGAGTACAACGAGGCCGAGATGACCCAGAGGGAGAACTGCAAGACCCGCATCCAGAGGCAGGCGGAGATCATGGGCAAGGAGGTGACCAGGGAGCAGATAGACGAGATGATCGAGACGGGGAAGTGGAACGTCTTCTCCGACAACCTGCTCCTGGAGGGGAAGTCGGCCAGGTCGGCGCTCAGCGAGATCGAGAACCGGcacaaggagctgctggagctggagggccGCATCCGGGACATTCAGGAGCTCTTCTTCCAGATGGCCAcgctggtggagcagcagggCTCCATGCTGGACAACATAGAGGCCAACGTCGCGGCTACCGAGGACTATGTTGTGAAGGCTTCAGGTCAGATCGGGCAGGCGATGAAATACAAGAAGAGCAATCCGTGCAAGaagctcttctgctgctgcttcccgtGCTGCAAGTGA